The stretch of DNA TATGATTTATTTTACATTCTTTTTTGCTCATCTATATCAAGGGTGCCGATATTTTTGGTTGTGACTGAATAAAGAGCAGGGGGAAGGATGTCCTCACAGGACAAGATCCTACCTTGAGATCTGTGCATGGAATTCACCATTGTCATCAATGCAAGATTTATGAGAGAGATTTGGTCTCATGAGGGATTTGGTGCTCTATGATTACAGTTCACTCATGAAAGGACTCAGAGCCCAATTCAACCAATTACAGATAAAGGACAACTCAAAACATGTCCGTCTTTATTTGCCTTGTAGACCTATGAGCCAATCAGCATGTATGCATGTTCTAGTGTGCAGTTTCTACACCTGTTTTTGGAAACAAATCAGTATGTAGCTGTCTAATGAGAATCATGACGTGGGATTCCTCAAGTGGCTGAGAGAAGGTGGTTCAGAAAGGGGATAAATTCAGAGACATCCAATGCCAGTCGGTTCAGAGTGTCATCTACCAGCTGTGTGTGAAACCTGGCGCACAAGGCTGGCCTGGTAAGTATTGAACTTAACAATCCATTAACATGACTGGACCTTGTAACCAACAGTATGTTTTCTAGATGATTCACATTATATATTTTACGTTACAATCAATGCACCAGTTTGACAATGCAGACTGTTTTTATGCAATTCTTTTCACAGATATTCCATCATGTAGCAGTAAATACAAACTGAACTGTATCAGTGACCACATAGTTATTCTGTACTGATAGTGGTACATGGCTGTTATATTCAAGCAAGTGCTGGGAGTTGGTGATGTTGCCCAACATTGAAGAATTGTCTGGCACACTCTCCATGAGATATTCTGCTAATCACTGTAGATCAATATACAATCTTTTGCTTCTTATTTTGGTAAATTATTTTACAGGAACATGGAGCCAAACAACAGAACAACACATACGGTAACAGAATTCCTCATCACAGGATTTGATGGAGTACAACACCCAAAGCTGGTGGGACTAGCCATTTTGTTGGTCCTCTTTCTCATTCTGATCGGAAGCATCACCAACATTTGTGTCATAGCATTCAACAAGCCTCTGCATACCCCCATGTACTTTTTTATTTGCTCGCTGGCAATGGTAGACATAGTCTACACCAGCGGCATTAGTGTTACAATGCTTAACGTTCTCCTTGGTGAGGAGAGAAGAATCCCCTATGCACCCTGCATGATACAGTGCTTCCTATTTCATTTTGGAAGTTCTATGGAACCCTTCGCTATTGCTCTGATGGCTTATGATCGCCTTATTGCAATTTCATATCCTCTTCGATATCAGACTATCTTAACTAATACAAATGTATGTTTACTTATATTAGCCAATTGGGCAGTAGGCTGCATGCTTGCCAGTTTGTTGACTGGCTTGGTGAACAATCTGCCCTTCTGTGGCTCAAATAAACTCCCATACAGCTTTTGTGAATATGCCAACTTAATAAGAGCATCATGCGTGAATCTTTCACATTATTTCAATGCAATTTCTGCTTTGGGGACTGCTGTATTATGGGTTACTTTAGCCTTGATAATCGTCTCATACGTGAAGATAGTTTATGTAGTGATACAAATGTCTTCATCCAAAGACAGGAGGAAAACATTTAACACCTGTGTCTCCCACATGATAGTGGTGGCTTGCTTCTTTATCCCCAAGGTGTTGATAATATTGGTCACCAGGGTTGGTTTggttctcacactctctcacagaaATGGCCTAGTCATTGGCTCTACTCTGGGCCCCTCTCTTGTGAACCCACTTGTATATTGTCTCAAAACCAAGGAGATTCGAGGGCgcctgaaatatattttcaagagatctgacatttctccaaatatgTAATGGTTAGGGTTACCAAAGCCATTTCTTGTTTCTTGCTTGTTCCAATAAAAAGTGGTTGAGTCTAAATTGTTCCCATGTTATTTCTTCATCAATGTAACCATGTTGAATCAATGAGTTTTGATTGAATTTGTTAAAACTCATCAGTGGCTTGTATCTCAATTTAACTAGTCAGGTTTCAACTGTGAATCAACAAGAGTGTCAAGGTTTGGTTGATTTAGatcacaggtgtcaaactcattccattgaAGGCAATGTGTCTGCAGGTGTTCACTCTTGTCTTTTACTGATCACGGGAGGTCACtggttagttaggaactcccctcacttaatactctaggtcttaattggtcactggttagttaggaactcccctcacttaatactctaggtcttaattggtcactggttagttaggaactcccctcacctgataCTCTAGGTCTTAATTGGTCACTGGTTAGtgaggaactcccctcacctgatactctaggtcttaattggtcactggttagttaggaactcccctcacctgatactctaggtcttaattggtcactggttagttaggaactcccctcacctgataCTCTAGGTCTTAATTGGTCACTGGTCAGTTAGGAACTCCAATCACCTGATACTCTAGGTCTTAATTGCACACAAATTGTAAGGAAATAACGAAAATCAGTTGATACTGAGGCCTCCAAGGAATGATTTGACACGCCTGATTTAGATTAGTTTGATGTCTGTTGACAACTCAATTAAATGTCAGTCAAAATTAATTTGATTTTACATTTTAGCCCATTATAACCATATTTAATATTATCTACTATTAAATGCAATTTTTGAAATGTCTAGTGTTAGCGTAGAGCGTATGTAGTAATGGATCACAATTAGATTATAGTATTATCTTAAAAATATGATCTGATCTAGACCCTTGACTACATTATTGTTGCAGTTCTTAAGATTGCTAGCACCAAAGGCCGCCTCAAAACCATTTCTATCTGCAGTGGCCAGCTGATCATCATTGCCCTCTACATTCTACCTAGAATTCTACCCAAAAGATATAAAACAGAGCTTGATGAAAAGATTCAAAAGATGAACTGGTCCACAGAAAGAGAGTCTCTGCTGTATCTTAATGATTTAGCTATGTAAATACAAATAGTTTCATACAATACATTATGTTGTACAGATGCTTAATGAATTAATAtggtttataaaaaatatttataaatCTAATATTTGTATCTAATATATTGATATTTAGAATTGAATTGCCTCATAAAAGTTATTTTGAAAGAGCATTTTCAGACTCATAAATTAATTATATATAACCTTCAAATTCAAATCTGGACCTTGAAGTTAGTTCCATTGCTTTTTTATTCTTCCCATCTAAACAAGGACTGATTTAAACCTGGGCAATTAATGATCAGATCcaccattgagagcatggttgcatcactgcctggtatggtatggcaactgcttggcctctgaccgcaaggcactatagagggtagtacggacggcccagtacatcactggggccaagcttcctgccatccaggacctctatatcaggcggtgtcagaagaaggccctaaaaatggtcaaagactccagccaccctggtcaaagactgttcactctgctacagcATGGCAGGCAGTACCCGAGTGccaaggcttctaaacagcttctacccccaagccataagactcctgaacatctagtttAGGCTATCCAGACAAtttgcagtgtttcccaacctccctctcaccccctcgTTACACCACTGCAACTCTCTGttttgtctatgcatagtcactttaataactctacctacatgtacatactacatcaACTAACCGTtgtccccacacattgactctgcatcggtacaccctgtatacagtctctctattgttattttactgctgctctttaattacttgttacttttatctcttattcttatctgtatttttttgaaactgcattgttggttaggggctcgaaATGAatcattccactgtaaggtctacacctgttgtattctgcacatgtgactaatacaatttgatttgatcaggtagaacagaaaggCATCAGGCGCCGGACCTCGTCGGGTCAGATTTGAATAACCCTGATATATAGCCATTGTTTCTTCAACAATATAACTTATACATGCGTCATGAGTTTAGTTGAACAGTCATACCACCAGCACAACttaaatataagcttgttttactccaatattTGTAAACAATTTAAATGTAAGCAAACACTGAATAGCCTTAAAACATGGtgacaataaaaaaatgtatatcatggatggtcattccttgcatccatagttctgtctatgaatttgagagtggttgcatttctcctgGCCTAAAAAACAAAACACAGGCAGGGTGTCCACTTTGATTTTGTTTCTACTAAGGATTCGATTTATAAGGTGTCTTGTTATAAGGATTCCTGAATACTCTTTATTGTTGCAGCAGTGCCATAATGGGCTGTAATTCCTTTTGTTTTCCCAATCTGGAATACATCACCatcaaatgtcgaccacattaGCTGCCGAGAAAATTTTCTTTGGTTATTTTCCCCCCAAACCTAAACAGCGACGGCTCACAAGGACCTTAGAGAGCCatccatacttaggtagcccttttacCTCCTTTCtgtgtgggaagttaactttgtttttGGCACATAGCCTTTAAGCTTCAcaattgttttggtttgtttattgtttttgtcggtGTCATTTCTAATAAAAGTaatatgtacgctcacaacgctgcgctttggtccagttcTTTCGACGGCGGTGATTATATCCTAATACGCCATTTATTGATgctggggactttaataaagTAAATCTGAGGATAATGCTCTCAAAATTCTACCAAATACATCTCCTGTGGTATACGTGGAGAGAACACGCTTGGCCATTGTTACTCTCCCTTCCGGGacggctacaaggccctcccccaccctcccttcagcaaatcagaTCACACCACCATCCTGCTCCtaaccatggatagatggcaggATTCACACCAAATAAAATGTGCAGGCCTCTGTATTTTACCACagaaaggtgactgggaacatggatAGGTACAAACAGATGAgctttgacctctgacctctggccAAGTCTGGCTGGAGGGTTTATGGACATACTCAATCtccccctatcccagtctgttgtccccacttgcttcaagatgtccaccattgttctaGTACCAAAGATAGCGAAACTAAGTGAACTAAACTACTATCGCCTGGTAGAATTCACTTCTgacatcatgaaatgctttgagaggctagttaaggatcatatcacctgcaccttacctgacaccctagactcacaacaatttgcataccgccccaacagatccacagacgtcGCAATGGCCATTGCACTGCAccctgccctatcccacctggacaagaggaatacctatgtaagaatgctgttcatagactacagctcagccttcaaaaccatagtgccccaggtggtgaaggtaggctgCAACACCTCCGCAATGTTGACCCTCAAaacgggggccccacaggggtgtgtgttgAGCCCCcgcctgtattccctgttcattCTTGAATACGTGTCTATccatgtctccaactcaatcatcacagATGTCTGaaattttgagggagtgtgcaattggcatgctgactgcaggaatgtccaccagagctgttgccagagaatttaatgtcaATTTCTTATAATAAGCCGCCTCCAGTGTCTTtaagagaatttgtcagtatgtccaaccagtCTC from Oncorhynchus kisutch isolate 150728-3 linkage group LG15, Okis_V2, whole genome shotgun sequence encodes:
- the LOC116353547 gene encoding putative olfactory receptor 10D3, with amino-acid sequence MPVGSECHLPAVCETWRTRLAWNMEPNNRTTHTVTEFLITGFDGVQHPKLVGLAILLVLFLILIGSITNICVIAFNKPLHTPMYFFICSLAMVDIVYTSGISVTMLNVLLGEERRIPYAPCMIQCFLFHFGSSMEPFAIALMAYDRLIAISYPLRYQTILTNTNVCLLILANWAVGCMLASLLTGLVNNLPFCGSNKLPYSFCEYANLIRASCVNLSHYFNAISALGTAVLWVTLALIIVSYVKIVYVVIQMSSSKDRRKTFNTCVSHMIVVACFFIPKVLIILVTRVGLVLTLSHRNGLVIGSTLGPSLVNPLVYCLKTKEIRGRLKYIFKRSDISPNM